A window of Prolixibacter sp. SD074 contains these coding sequences:
- a CDS encoding SPOR domain-containing protein: MKPKHRILNIFLTLILLFLLPFNVSAQKERDMEAKATNYFHAQNYKDALPLYKELVKMYPEDEGLNYYYGVSMVETEHYGPDAWKALLTASLGRVPSDVYFYLGKCFHAESDWDLATKYYQRFADYGRNKDLKRLGLREYMDLCSRKINPFKAATADKKTPKDTVKPVQDQEKPLYESFIALTAEQKKHHPELFSTDDTQSAIPGNMNSPNVPVSEVTAEQKERYPHLFATEKINSGEDSSEDTMPAPVQKKMSSPPAGLDNAWFNFRVNSRIKYHELEDFRTQDGKSIFAKGWIASIRQDSLAAATHHLRKEYEGQDPKNNAELSQKILQAEQLSYKLMREREDYFRQARHAEQQYWNSQPDNEIEQFATALKEKQEQHIKEREEALAAEQQAPAAKPKPVARKPVVTPPADKIEYRVQIGSFSKGLPPYVQRLYDKLSKFRKIDHYTDDKGIVVYTVGKLRDYHAAVNLKKQLRQEGASDAFVVAYKNGERIKVSEALKIQKGK, translated from the coding sequence ATGAAACCAAAGCACCGGATTTTAAACATTTTCCTTACACTAATTTTGCTCTTTCTGTTGCCATTTAATGTATCGGCACAAAAGGAAAGGGATATGGAGGCTAAGGCCACGAATTATTTTCACGCCCAGAATTATAAGGATGCGCTGCCACTCTACAAAGAGCTTGTCAAAATGTATCCCGAAGATGAAGGACTCAATTACTACTATGGAGTTTCCATGGTAGAAACGGAGCACTACGGCCCCGATGCCTGGAAAGCGTTGCTGACTGCCTCTCTTGGCCGGGTACCTTCGGATGTATACTTCTACCTGGGAAAATGTTTCCACGCTGAATCGGATTGGGATTTAGCCACGAAATACTATCAGCGTTTTGCCGATTATGGGCGGAACAAGGATTTAAAACGATTGGGATTACGGGAATACATGGATTTATGTTCCCGGAAAATCAATCCATTTAAAGCAGCCACTGCTGATAAAAAAACACCAAAAGATACGGTTAAGCCGGTCCAGGATCAGGAAAAGCCATTATATGAATCATTCATCGCATTAACTGCGGAACAGAAAAAACATCATCCGGAGTTATTTTCGACAGACGACACGCAATCGGCAATACCTGGTAATATGAATAGTCCCAACGTACCGGTATCTGAAGTAACAGCAGAACAGAAAGAAAGATATCCTCATTTATTTGCTACCGAGAAGATCAATTCCGGAGAGGATTCCTCTGAAGATACAATGCCTGCCCCTGTTCAAAAGAAGATGTCCTCTCCGCCGGCAGGCCTCGATAATGCATGGTTCAACTTCCGGGTAAACAGCCGGATTAAATACCATGAACTGGAAGACTTCCGTACACAAGACGGAAAATCCATTTTTGCAAAAGGCTGGATTGCCAGCATACGGCAGGACTCACTGGCAGCTGCAACTCATCATCTGCGGAAAGAATATGAAGGGCAGGATCCGAAGAATAATGCCGAACTGTCACAAAAAATCCTTCAGGCAGAACAGCTCTCCTACAAATTAATGAGAGAAAGAGAAGATTATTTCCGTCAGGCCCGACATGCAGAACAACAATATTGGAATAGTCAGCCGGATAATGAAATTGAGCAATTTGCGACTGCACTTAAGGAAAAGCAGGAACAGCATATTAAAGAGCGGGAAGAAGCCTTGGCCGCCGAACAACAAGCTCCGGCAGCCAAGCCCAAACCTGTCGCAAGAAAGCCGGTTGTAACGCCACCAGCTGACAAAATTGAGTATCGCGTTCAGATCGGTTCATTTAGCAAAGGTTTACCGCCTTACGTACAACGCTTGTACGATAAACTTTCCAAATTCAGGAAGATCGACCATTATACCGACGATAAAGGAATTGTTGTCTATACCGTTGGTAAACTCCGCGATTATCATGCAGCCGTCAATCTGAAAAAACAACTTCGGCAGGAAGGTGCCAGTGACGCATTTGTGGTTGCATACAAGAACGGGGAAAGGATTAAAGTAAGTGAAGCATTGAAAATTCAGAAGGGTAAATAA
- a CDS encoding NfeD family protein encodes MTILTILLLIFLGIVLLLLEFAVIPGITIAGIGGMVLFGYSIYLAFDNYGVATGIGTVLFIIIVVPILIFKLLKGKIGDSMSLKSTIIGKTNLVEDTRFHVGDKGVTVTRLGPVGKVEFDRQVMEGKSTGPMLDAGTEVEIVKVFKNQIIVKPIKKEKL; translated from the coding sequence ATGACTATCCTGACCATACTGCTTCTTATTTTTCTGGGAATCGTTTTATTACTTCTTGAATTTGCCGTGATCCCCGGAATCACCATTGCCGGAATCGGAGGTATGGTACTCTTTGGTTACAGCATCTACCTCGCGTTTGACAACTATGGTGTAGCCACTGGAATCGGGACAGTGCTTTTCATTATCATTGTTGTTCCCATCCTGATATTTAAGCTTCTTAAAGGGAAAATCGGAGATAGTATGTCACTGAAATCAACCATTATCGGAAAAACAAACCTGGTTGAGGATACCCGTTTCCATGTAGGAGACAAAGGAGTTACAGTTACCCGGCTTGGTCCTGTCGGAAAGGTTGAATTTGACAGACAGGTGATGGAGGGTAAATCAACCGGCCCCATGTTGGATGCCGGTACTGAAGTTGAAATTGTAAAAGTTTTTAAGAATCAAATAATCGTTAAACCCATAAAAAAAGAAAAGTTATGA
- the bcp gene encoding thioredoxin-dependent thiol peroxidase translates to MKELNEGDKAPDFKGKNQEGKTISLDDFKGKKLILYFYPKDNTPGCTAEACDLNDNYDYWISKGYEVVGVSPDSEESHRKFIDKYGLKFNLISDPEKDLLQAYGAWGEKKLYGKTYMGVLRTTFVINEEGIIEKIFRKVKTKEHTTQIAGELNL, encoded by the coding sequence ATGAAAGAACTAAACGAAGGAGATAAAGCTCCTGATTTTAAAGGTAAAAACCAAGAAGGTAAAACTATTTCGCTCGATGATTTCAAAGGGAAGAAGTTAATTCTGTATTTTTACCCGAAAGATAATACACCGGGATGCACTGCCGAAGCCTGCGACCTGAACGATAACTACGATTACTGGATTTCAAAAGGATATGAAGTAGTTGGAGTCAGTCCCGACTCCGAAGAATCGCACCGGAAATTTATCGATAAGTACGGATTGAAGTTCAATTTAATTTCCGATCCGGAAAAAGATCTCCTCCAGGCATATGGGGCCTGGGGTGAAAAGAAATTGTACGGTAAGACTTACATGGGAGTGTTGCGTACCACATTTGTTATTAATGAAGAAGGAATTATTGAGAAAATTTTCCGGAAAGTGAAAACCAAGGAACACACAACACAAATAGCCGGAGAACTCAACCTCTGA
- a CDS encoding ATP-dependent Clp protease adaptor ClpS, producing the protein METQKKKQHSLTEEVDKEKRYSLFLHNDDFHSFDYVIDALMDVCHHNAQQATQCTYLIHFKGKCDIKQGSMEFLRPMRQALAGRSLKATIK; encoded by the coding sequence ATGGAAACACAGAAGAAAAAACAACACAGTTTAACGGAAGAGGTCGACAAGGAGAAGAGATATTCGTTGTTTCTTCATAATGATGATTTTCATTCATTCGATTATGTTATCGATGCGTTAATGGATGTTTGTCATCACAATGCGCAACAGGCCACGCAATGTACTTATCTCATCCATTTCAAGGGGAAGTGCGACATCAAGCAAGGCTCCATGGAATTTCTGCGGCCAATGCGTCAAGCCCTTGCAGGCAGAAGCCTGAAAGCAACAATTAAATAA
- the floA gene encoding flotillin-like protein FloA (flotillin-like protein involved in membrane lipid rafts): MIPGTVGIIVGIVVLLIIFLYFIPIGLWFSAIVSGVRISLMQLFLMRFRKVPPGVITRAMIEAHKAGLGGIKRDLLEAHYLAGGHVENVVHALVSAEKANIELTFNMATAIDLAGRDVFQAVQMSVNPKVIDTPPVTAVSKDGIQLISKARVTVRANIKQLVGGAGEETVLARVGEGIVSSIGSSFSHKEVLENPDSISRVVLEKGLDAGTAFEILSIDIADIDIGKNIGAVLQMDQAEADKNIAQAKAEERRAMAVALEQEMKAKAQEARAKVIEAEAQVPLAISEAFKNGNLGIMDYMKYQNIGADTAMRDSIAKDESGSSSTSNQSE; the protein is encoded by the coding sequence ATGATTCCAGGTACTGTAGGAATAATTGTCGGGATAGTCGTCCTGCTGATTATCTTCCTTTATTTTATACCGATTGGACTTTGGTTTTCAGCCATCGTATCAGGGGTAAGAATCTCGTTGATGCAACTATTCCTGATGCGCTTCCGTAAAGTTCCTCCGGGTGTGATTACCCGGGCGATGATTGAAGCGCATAAAGCAGGATTGGGAGGAATCAAACGTGATTTACTTGAAGCGCACTACCTTGCCGGTGGGCATGTTGAAAATGTGGTGCACGCACTGGTTTCGGCTGAAAAAGCCAATATCGAACTTACCTTTAATATGGCGACAGCCATTGACCTCGCTGGCCGGGATGTTTTTCAGGCAGTTCAAATGTCAGTAAATCCAAAGGTTATTGACACACCACCAGTAACAGCCGTATCAAAAGATGGTATTCAGCTGATCTCTAAAGCCCGTGTAACCGTAAGGGCCAACATCAAACAGCTGGTGGGTGGAGCCGGTGAAGAAACCGTTCTGGCCCGTGTTGGTGAAGGTATTGTATCGTCAATCGGTTCATCATTCTCACACAAAGAAGTATTGGAAAATCCGGATTCTATCTCACGCGTTGTGTTGGAAAAAGGGTTGGACGCTGGTACTGCTTTCGAGATTCTGTCCATCGATATCGCCGATATTGACATTGGTAAAAACATTGGTGCGGTATTGCAAATGGACCAGGCCGAAGCGGATAAAAATATCGCTCAGGCAAAAGCAGAGGAACGCCGTGCAATGGCTGTCGCCCTTGAGCAGGAAATGAAAGCCAAGGCCCAGGAAGCGCGTGCCAAGGTGATTGAAGCCGAAGCACAGGTACCGCTGGCCATTTCTGAAGCCTTCAAAAATGGTAACCTTGGCATTATGGACTACATGAAGTACCAAAACATCGGTGCTGACACAGCCATGCGCGATTCGATTGCAAAAGATGAAAGTGGTTCATCATCCACCAGCAATCAATCGGAATAG